One part of the Alistipes onderdonkii genome encodes these proteins:
- a CDS encoding beta-ketoacyl-[acyl-carrier-protein] synthase family protein — protein sequence MSIAVCGIGIVSAIGIGAGETLGSLRTGRSGIGKPTLLGSAVGVPVGEVKRDNAALGELLGIPEREHPSRTALLGMAAAAQAVADAAIPAGARVALVSGTSVGGMDLTENFYRDFRTDKAKGRLRDVAGHDCADSTQRIARHCGIGGYTATVSTACSSAANAIVTGALLLGSGMADYVVAGGTDALCRFTLNGFNSLSVLDREPCRPFDATRAGLNLGEGAGYLVLTHERPGMRTYCRLAGYANANDAHHQTASSQTGEGAYRAMAGALAQSGLRRVDYINVHGTATPNNDLTEGTALRRLFGGQVPPFSSTKGYTGHALAAAGGIEAVLAVLAITHGLRYGNPGFAEPIPELGLHPVARTQEADVRSVLSNSFGFGGNCCSLIFAK from the coding sequence ATGAGCATAGCCGTCTGCGGCATAGGGATCGTCTCGGCCATCGGCATCGGAGCCGGGGAGACGCTCGGGAGCCTGCGCACCGGACGCAGCGGAATCGGGAAGCCGACGCTTCTCGGTTCTGCTGTCGGCGTGCCCGTGGGCGAAGTGAAACGGGACAACGCGGCGCTCGGGGAGCTGCTCGGCATCCCGGAGCGCGAACATCCCTCCCGCACCGCCCTGCTGGGCATGGCGGCGGCCGCACAGGCCGTGGCGGATGCGGCGATCCCCGCCGGGGCGCGCGTAGCACTCGTCTCGGGCACCTCGGTAGGCGGCATGGATCTGACGGAGAATTTTTACCGCGACTTCCGCACGGACAAGGCGAAAGGGAGGCTGCGCGACGTGGCGGGGCACGACTGTGCCGACAGCACGCAACGGATCGCCCGCCACTGCGGTATCGGAGGTTACACGGCGACGGTCAGCACGGCCTGCTCGTCGGCCGCAAACGCCATCGTCACCGGCGCCCTGCTGCTCGGGAGCGGCATGGCCGACTATGTGGTGGCCGGGGGCACGGATGCCCTCTGCCGTTTCACGCTCAACGGCTTCAACTCGCTCTCGGTACTCGACCGGGAGCCCTGCCGTCCGTTCGACGCCACGCGAGCCGGGCTGAACCTGGGCGAAGGGGCGGGTTACCTCGTCCTCACGCACGAAAGGCCAGGCATGCGCACCTACTGCCGCCTGGCGGGATATGCCAATGCCAACGACGCCCATCACCAGACGGCCTCGTCGCAAACGGGCGAGGGCGCATACCGCGCCATGGCCGGGGCGCTGGCGCAAAGCGGGCTGCGCCGCGTGGACTACATCAACGTCCACGGCACGGCGACCCCGAACAACGACCTCACGGAAGGCACCGCCCTGCGGCGGCTGTTCGGCGGACAGGTGCCGCCGTTCAGTTCGACGAAAGGCTACACGGGCCATGCGCTCGCCGCGGCGGGAGGCATCGAGGCCGTATTGGCGGTGCTGGCTATCACACACGGGCTGCGCTACGGCAACCCCGGATTCGCGGAGCCGATCCCGGAACTCGGGCTGCACCCCGTAGCACGGACGCAAGAGGCCGACGTACGTTCGGTGCTCTCAAATTCGTTCGGGTTCGGCGGCAACTGCTGTTCGTTAATCTTTGCCAAATGA
- a CDS encoding beta-ketoacyl synthase chain length factor, with amino-acid sequence MKLYVNCITSGAGLRRDIKELIPEMNLRRRMSRVVKSGVAAGIESLLEFGDRAAVEAVVTATGLGCIADSEKFLDSLIANEERMLNPTPFIQSTFNTVGAQIALLRGLHCYNTTYANRWTSFENALTDAALRIGAGLSRAVLVGAFDETTPSAGIILQRLRVAQQGGWGESSVFFVLTAEAFDTSVAAITGIRFPDGTAIGESAGSEFPDGESAGTGRIHSREDAGTRTSAGDNAGREIPAGGSPGTGAAAGNGEEPGNTPQSGERRTIRASMSGVTPHFTAIAEVFRRVVAGEAGNTGKAGNIGNAGSIEDTGDIGNAGNAGQRIVLYNDFPGSTVSAIELTCM; translated from the coding sequence ATGAAACTCTACGTCAACTGCATCACATCGGGCGCCGGGCTGCGCCGCGACATCAAGGAGCTGATCCCCGAAATGAACCTCCGCCGGAGGATGAGCCGCGTGGTGAAGTCGGGCGTCGCGGCGGGCATCGAATCGCTGCTGGAATTCGGCGACCGGGCGGCGGTCGAGGCCGTGGTCACGGCCACGGGGCTGGGGTGCATCGCCGACAGCGAGAAATTCCTCGACTCGCTGATCGCCAACGAAGAGCGGATGCTCAACCCGACGCCGTTCATCCAGTCGACGTTCAACACGGTCGGGGCGCAGATCGCCCTGCTGCGCGGGCTGCACTGCTATAATACGACCTACGCCAACCGCTGGACGAGCTTCGAGAACGCCCTGACGGATGCCGCACTGCGCATCGGCGCGGGGCTGTCGCGGGCGGTGCTGGTCGGGGCGTTCGACGAGACGACGCCGTCGGCCGGGATAATCCTGCAACGCCTCAGGGTGGCACAACAGGGCGGCTGGGGCGAATCGTCGGTATTCTTCGTGCTGACCGCCGAAGCGTTCGACACCTCGGTCGCGGCGATCACGGGGATCCGGTTCCCGGACGGCACAGCCATCGGGGAAAGCGCCGGCAGTGAATTCCCGGACGGGGAAAGCGCCGGCACGGGAAGAATCCACTCCCGGGAAGACGCCGGCACAAGGACATCGGCCGGGGACAACGCCGGCCGTGAAATCCCGGCCGGGGGAAGTCCCGGCACGGGGGCGGCCGCCGGGAACGGGGAGGAACCGGGGAATACGCCGCAAAGCGGCGAGCGCCGGACTATACGTGCGTCGATGAGCGGCGTGACGCCCCATTTCACGGCCATCGCCGAGGTGTTCCGCCGCGTGGTCGCCGGGGAGGCCGGGAATACGGGTAAGGCCGGAAATATCGGGAACGCCGGGAGCATCGAGGACACCGGGGACATCGGGAACGCGGGGAACGCCGGGCAGAGGATCGTGCTTTACAACGATTTCCCGGGCAGCACCGTATCCGCCATCGAATTGACATGTATGTAA
- a CDS encoding polysaccharide deacetylase family protein, translating to MYVIIAIIAAGFALFYCSYQIRLGAYVRSLCRNRAAGHVVALTFDDGPDPEQTPRVLDTLREHGVRATFFLIGSKAELHPEIVRRMAAEGHAIGIHTWSHSPGFPMRRSGAMAADILRCRESLRGITGVETDLFRPPYGVTNPMVARAVKRTRSRCVGWSIRSLDTLRHRSREAVARRIRRRLGDGKVILLHDDRPGAGRLLALVLDDLERRGYRTATVCELFKTEKP from the coding sequence ATGTATGTAATTATCGCCATAATCGCCGCGGGGTTCGCCCTTTTCTACTGCTCCTACCAGATCAGGCTGGGGGCGTATGTCCGCAGCCTGTGCCGCAACCGGGCGGCGGGGCACGTCGTGGCGCTGACGTTCGACGACGGGCCCGACCCCGAGCAGACGCCGCGCGTATTGGACACGCTGAGGGAACACGGCGTACGGGCGACCTTCTTCCTGATCGGCAGCAAGGCGGAGCTGCACCCGGAGATCGTACGCCGCATGGCCGCCGAGGGGCACGCAATCGGCATTCACACGTGGAGCCACAGCCCCGGCTTCCCGATGCGGCGAAGCGGGGCGATGGCGGCCGACATCCTGCGGTGCAGGGAGTCGCTGCGCGGGATAACCGGCGTGGAAACCGACCTTTTCCGGCCCCCCTACGGAGTCACGAACCCGATGGTGGCACGCGCCGTGAAACGGACGCGAAGCCGCTGCGTGGGCTGGAGCATCCGCTCGCTCGACACGCTCCGGCACCGCAGCCGCGAGGCCGTGGCACGCCGTATCCGCCGACGGCTGGGCGACGGCAAGGTGATCCTGCTGCACGACGACCGCCCCGGCGCCGGACGCCTGCTGGCGCTGGTGCTCGACGACCTCGAACGTCGGGGGTACCGCACGGCGACCGTATGCGAACTGTTTAAAACCGAGAAACCATGA
- a CDS encoding LolA family protein → MKIASLLFIPALLLSGLTARAGLPASFKERLAEASRENRTIQCDFTQRKQVCRMKNEIELKGRFYYDNSLAMALDYTVPEGDKVIIRNDRIILKTAGQVTQTATSANPMLQQVALMIRASMTGDLSQFGQGWQIGYTEKEGVGEVKMVPESKRARKYIDSITLCFDLRDMTLDRMELCETEGGHSVYEFRNKRFNLPVDPARFNP, encoded by the coding sequence ATGAAGATAGCGTCACTTCTTTTCATCCCCGCCCTGCTCCTGTCGGGGCTCACGGCCCGGGCCGGGCTGCCCGCGTCGTTCAAAGAGCGGCTCGCCGAAGCCAGCCGCGAGAACAGGACTATCCAGTGCGACTTCACGCAGCGCAAACAGGTGTGCCGCATGAAGAACGAGATCGAGCTCAAAGGCCGCTTCTATTACGACAACAGCCTGGCCATGGCGCTCGACTACACCGTGCCCGAAGGCGACAAGGTGATTATCCGCAACGACCGCATCATCCTCAAAACGGCCGGGCAGGTGACCCAGACCGCGACGTCGGCCAACCCCATGCTGCAACAGGTGGCGCTGATGATCCGCGCCAGCATGACCGGCGACCTCTCGCAGTTCGGCCAGGGGTGGCAGATCGGCTACACCGAAAAGGAGGGTGTCGGGGAGGTGAAAATGGTTCCCGAGTCGAAGCGCGCCCGCAAGTACATCGACTCGATCACGCTCTGCTTCGACCTGAGGGACATGACCTTAGACCGCATGGAACTCTGCGAGACCGAGGGCGGGCATTCGGTCTACGAATTCCGCAACAAGCGTTTCAACCTCCCGGTCGACCCCGCAAGGTTCAACCCGTAA
- a CDS encoding DUF2062 domain-containing protein translates to MRNAMTIERNDILAVIPTYNNEKTLARVIGEVRRYCTDVLVVNDGSTDSTAGIIAGAGVGSISYAPNRGKGYALRRALRYAAEHGYRYMLTIDSDGQHYASDIPKFVEEIAKTPDALLVGARNLRSDNMPGKNTFANKFSNFWFRVETGIRLDDTQSGFRLYPVRRMKGMRFATRRYEFEVEVLVRAAWRGIEVRNIPVRVFYPEKAERVSHFRPGKDFTRISILNTLLVLGALLFYYPWRFLRSLTRERVRRFIADNITRSKDSNPRLAASIGLGVFFGIAPLWGYQMIAAAVTAHFTHLNKAVAVISSNISIPPMIPFILYGSYWTGAQVLQRDMPLSLSDITLERVAADLVQYIAGSFTMAAVCGAAATAVGYALLVLCKRTPGHE, encoded by the coding sequence ATGCGAAATGCCATGACCATCGAGCGGAACGACATACTGGCGGTGATCCCGACCTACAACAACGAAAAGACCCTCGCCCGAGTCATCGGAGAGGTGCGCCGCTACTGCACGGACGTGCTGGTGGTGAACGACGGGTCGACCGACTCGACGGCGGGGATAATCGCCGGGGCGGGCGTCGGGAGCATCTCCTACGCCCCGAACCGGGGCAAGGGATACGCCCTGCGCCGGGCGCTGCGCTACGCCGCGGAGCACGGCTACCGTTACATGCTGACGATCGACTCGGACGGGCAGCACTACGCCTCGGACATCCCGAAATTCGTCGAAGAGATCGCAAAGACCCCCGACGCACTGCTCGTGGGGGCACGCAACCTGAGGTCGGACAACATGCCGGGCAAAAACACCTTCGCCAACAAGTTCTCGAACTTCTGGTTCCGCGTGGAGACGGGCATCCGCCTCGACGACACGCAGTCGGGGTTCCGGCTCTACCCCGTGCGGCGGATGAAGGGGATGCGTTTCGCGACGCGCCGCTACGAGTTCGAGGTCGAAGTGCTGGTACGCGCCGCATGGCGCGGGATCGAGGTGCGCAACATCCCGGTGAGGGTTTTCTACCCCGAAAAGGCCGAGCGCGTGTCGCATTTCCGCCCGGGCAAGGACTTCACGCGCATCAGCATCCTCAACACGCTGCTCGTGCTCGGGGCGCTGCTGTTCTATTATCCCTGGCGGTTCCTGCGGTCGCTCACCCGGGAGAGAGTCCGGCGTTTCATAGCCGACAACATCACCCGGTCGAAGGACTCGAACCCGCGGCTGGCCGCCTCGATCGGGCTGGGCGTCTTCTTCGGCATCGCCCCGCTGTGGGGCTACCAGATGATCGCGGCCGCCGTTACGGCGCATTTCACACACCTGAACAAAGCCGTGGCGGTTATCAGCTCGAACATCAGCATCCCGCCGATGATCCCGTTCATCCTTTACGGAAGTTACTGGACGGGGGCGCAGGTCTTGCAGCGCGACATGCCGCTCTCGCTCTCGGACATCACCCTGGAACGGGTGGCCGCAGACCTCGTACAATACATCGCGGGCAGCTTCACGATGGCCGCCGTATGCGGTGCGGCCGCGACGGCGGTCGGCTATGCCCTGCTCGTACTCTGTAAACGCACGCCCGGCCATGAATAA